In Stenotrophomonas sp. ASS1, the following proteins share a genomic window:
- a CDS encoding HAD family hydrolase — protein sequence MELALFDFDHTVTTCDTYGRFLRRVATAEQLAQAWWKVGPWLAAYKLKLISAERIRARVTRLTFSDRHSDDIATLAAGFSREFLPDVVRPEMLEQIRWHKEQQHTVVIVSGSLDLYLRPWCEQLGLQLICNRLESQDGRLTGRYAGGDCGPRKVEHIRRQFDLSRYVRIHAYGDSSEDKPMLALAHERWFRGKPLK from the coding sequence ATGGAACTGGCGCTGTTCGACTTCGACCACACCGTGACCACCTGCGATACCTATGGCCGTTTCCTGCGCCGCGTGGCCACGGCCGAACAGCTGGCACAGGCGTGGTGGAAGGTCGGCCCGTGGCTGGCCGCATACAAGCTGAAACTGATCTCGGCCGAGCGCATCCGCGCGCGCGTCACCCGTTTGACCTTCAGCGACCGCCACAGCGATGACATCGCCACGCTGGCCGCCGGCTTCTCGCGTGAGTTCCTGCCCGACGTGGTGCGCCCGGAAATGCTGGAGCAGATCCGCTGGCACAAGGAACAGCAGCACACCGTGGTGATCGTGTCCGGCTCGCTGGACCTGTATCTGCGGCCGTGGTGCGAACAGCTGGGCCTGCAGTTGATCTGCAACCGGCTGGAGAGCCAGGACGGCCGTCTCACAGGTCGCTATGCCGGTGGCGACTGTGGCCCGCGCAAGGTCGAGCACATCCGCCGCCAGTTCGATCTGTCACGCTATGTGCGCATCCATGCCTACGGTGACAGTTCCGAAGACAAGCCGATGCTGGCGCTGGCCCACGAGCGCTGGTTCCGTGGTAAGCCCTTGAAGTAA
- a CDS encoding DUF2147 domain-containing protein, whose protein sequence is MRNTFKTLLLALPLCLAALSAQAADGAAGRWKTIDDKTGKVKSIVEISQAANGTLTGKVVDILHSDKGPNPVCDGCEGANKNKPVKGMTILWNLKADGANKWSGGTILDPANGKTYKSKMELQPGGTKLDVSGCIAFICRAQTWQRE, encoded by the coding sequence ATGCGCAACACCTTCAAGACCCTGCTGCTGGCACTGCCGCTGTGCCTGGCCGCCCTGTCGGCACAGGCCGCCGACGGCGCCGCCGGCCGCTGGAAGACCATCGACGACAAAACCGGCAAGGTGAAGTCGATCGTCGAGATCAGCCAGGCCGCCAACGGCACGCTGACCGGCAAGGTGGTCGACATCCTGCACTCGGACAAGGGCCCGAACCCGGTCTGCGACGGCTGTGAAGGCGCCAACAAGAACAAGCCGGTGAAGGGCATGACCATTCTCTGGAACCTGAAGGCCGACGGCGCCAACAAGTGGTCCGGCGGCACCATCCTCGACCCGGCCAACGGCAAGACCTACAAGTCGAAGATGGAACTGCAGCCCGGCGGCACCAAGCTGGACGTGTCCGGCTGCATTGCCTTCATCTGCCGCGCGCAGACCTGGCAGCGCGAATAA
- the metG gene encoding methionine--tRNA ligase, protein MTRTALVTTALPYANGPLHLGHLVGYIQADIWVRARRMSGGKAWFVCADDTHGTPIMLAAEKAGVTPETFIANIQASHERDFAAFGVAFDHYDSTNSAANKALTEQFYLKLEAAGHISRRSVAQFYDPAKGMFLPDRYVKGICPNCGSPDQYGDNCEVCGATYAPTDLKEPRSVISGATPEMRDSEHFFFEVGHFDAFLREWLAGDVALPGVKAKLGEWLNAEGGLRAWDISRDAPYFGFQIPGQPGKYFYVWLDAPIGYLSSFQTLCGKLGEDFEAHLRAGTATELHHFIGKDIVNFHGLFWPAVLHGTGHRAPTRLHVNGYLTVDGAKMSKSRGTFVMARTFLDAGLEPEALRYYYAAKSGGGVDDLDLNLGDFIARVNADLVGKFVNLASRCAGFISKRFDGQLAAQLPDAAQYQRFVDGLAPIREAYERNDPAAAIRLTMTLADEANRYIDDVKPWVIAKQDGADAQLQAVCSQGLNLFRVLVTALKPVLPATAAQAEAFLAAPVTDWTELAQPLLGHRITEYTPLFTRIDPKKIDAMIDASKDTLQPAAAAAPAAKTDAAKPAAPAPAPAPAKDEAKGTDAPAYIGIDDFAKLDLRIGKVLVCEFVEGSDKLLRFELDAGELGKRQIFSGIRASYGEPEKLVGRSVVFIANLAPRKMRFGLSEGMILSAGFDGGALALLDADSGAQPGMPVR, encoded by the coding sequence ATGACCCGTACCGCGCTCGTCACCACCGCCCTGCCCTACGCCAACGGCCCGCTGCATCTGGGCCACCTGGTCGGCTACATCCAGGCCGACATCTGGGTGCGTGCGCGGCGAATGAGTGGCGGCAAGGCCTGGTTCGTCTGCGCCGACGACACCCACGGCACGCCGATCATGCTGGCCGCAGAGAAGGCCGGGGTCACCCCGGAAACCTTCATCGCCAACATCCAGGCCAGTCACGAACGTGACTTCGCCGCCTTCGGCGTGGCCTTCGATCACTACGACTCGACCAATTCGGCGGCCAACAAGGCGCTGACCGAGCAGTTCTACCTGAAGCTGGAAGCGGCCGGCCACATCAGCCGCCGCTCGGTGGCGCAGTTCTACGACCCGGCCAAGGGCATGTTCCTGCCCGACCGCTACGTCAAGGGCATCTGCCCGAACTGCGGCAGCCCCGACCAGTACGGCGACAACTGCGAAGTCTGCGGCGCCACCTATGCGCCGACCGACCTGAAGGAGCCGCGTTCGGTCATCTCCGGTGCCACGCCGGAAATGCGCGATTCGGAGCACTTCTTCTTCGAGGTGGGCCACTTCGATGCATTCCTGCGCGAATGGCTGGCCGGCGATGTCGCCCTGCCGGGCGTGAAGGCCAAGCTGGGTGAGTGGCTCAATGCCGAAGGTGGCCTGCGCGCGTGGGACATCTCGCGCGACGCACCGTACTTCGGTTTCCAGATTCCCGGCCAGCCGGGCAAGTACTTCTACGTCTGGCTGGATGCGCCGATCGGCTACCTGTCCAGCTTCCAGACCCTGTGCGGCAAGCTCGGCGAAGACTTCGAAGCGCATCTGCGCGCCGGCACCGCCACCGAGCTGCACCACTTCATCGGCAAGGACATCGTCAACTTCCACGGCCTGTTCTGGCCGGCGGTGCTGCATGGCACCGGCCACCGCGCGCCAACCCGCCTGCACGTCAACGGCTACCTGACCGTAGACGGCGCCAAGATGAGCAAATCGCGCGGCACCTTCGTGATGGCGCGTACCTTCCTCGACGCCGGCCTGGAGCCGGAAGCGCTGCGCTACTACTACGCCGCCAAGTCCGGCGGTGGCGTCGACGATCTCGACCTGAACCTGGGTGACTTCATCGCCCGCGTCAACGCCGACCTGGTCGGCAAGTTCGTCAACCTGGCCAGCCGCTGCGCCGGCTTCATCAGCAAGCGTTTCGACGGCCAGTTGGCCGCACAGCTGCCCGATGCGGCGCAGTACCAGCGCTTCGTCGACGGCCTGGCGCCGATCCGTGAAGCCTACGAGCGCAACGATCCGGCCGCGGCGATCCGCCTGACCATGACCCTGGCCGACGAAGCCAACCGCTACATCGACGACGTCAAGCCGTGGGTGATCGCCAAGCAGGATGGCGCCGACGCGCAGCTGCAGGCCGTGTGCAGCCAGGGCCTGAACCTGTTCCGCGTGCTGGTCACCGCCTTGAAGCCGGTGCTGCCGGCCACCGCTGCGCAGGCCGAGGCCTTCCTGGCCGCGCCGGTGACCGACTGGACCGAACTGGCGCAGCCGCTGCTGGGCCATCGCATCACCGAGTACACCCCGCTGTTCACCCGTATCGACCCGAAGAAGATTGACGCCATGATCGACGCCTCCAAGGACACCCTGCAGCCAGCCGCCGCTGCCGCCCCCGCCGCCAAGACCGACGCCGCCAAGCCGGCCGCACCGGCACCGGCACCGGCACCGGCCAAGGACGAAGCCAAGGGTACCGATGCTCCGGCCTACATCGGCATCGACGATTTCGCCAAGCTCGACCTGCGCATCGGCAAGGTGCTGGTCTGCGAGTTCGTGGAAGGTTCTGACAAGCTGCTGCGCTTCGAACTGGACGCCGGCGAGCTGGGCAAGCGCCAGATCTTCTCCGGCATCCGCGCCAGCTACGGCGAGCCGGAGAAGCTGGTCGGCCGCAGTGTGGTGTTCATCGCCAACCTGGCCCCGCGCAAGATGCGTTTCGGCCTGAGCGAAGGCATGATCCTGTCGGCCGGTTTCGACGGCGGCGCGCTGGCGCTGCTGGACGCCGACAGCGGCGCGCAGCCGGGCATGCCGGTCCGCTGA
- the rnfB gene encoding Rnf electron transport complex subunit RnfB — MSLIPPLTERLDRLLPQTQCGQCGYDGCRPYAQAMARGEAGVDRCPPGGDAGARALAQVLDVPAIPFDRSRGEHKAPQVALIVEADCIGCTKCIQACPVDAIVGGAKYMHTVIADLCTGCELCIPPCPVDCIELVPT, encoded by the coding sequence ATGAGCCTGATTCCTCCCCTGACCGAACGCCTCGACCGCCTGCTGCCGCAGACCCAATGCGGGCAATGCGGCTACGACGGCTGCCGCCCGTACGCGCAGGCCATGGCGCGCGGCGAGGCAGGCGTGGACCGCTGCCCGCCGGGCGGCGACGCTGGCGCGCGCGCACTGGCGCAGGTACTGGACGTACCCGCCATTCCGTTTGATCGTTCGCGCGGCGAGCACAAGGCGCCGCAGGTGGCATTGATCGTGGAAGCCGACTGCATCGGCTGCACCAAGTGCATCCAGGCCTGCCCGGTGGATGCCATCGTCGGTGGCGCCAAGTACATGCACACGGTCATTGCCGATCTGTGCACCGGTTGCGAGCTGTGCATTCCACCGTGCCCGGTGGACTGCATCGAGCTGGTGCCAACGTAG
- a CDS encoding VOC family protein, with translation MTRDADALLGIHHAALICSDYARSKDFYVRILGLRVLAENHRAARDSWKLDLALPDGGQLELFSFPSPPPRPSRPEAQGLRHLAFRVARLEPFIQRLAAHGVVCEPIRVDEYTGRRFTFFADPDDLPLELYEVG, from the coding sequence ATGACCCGCGATGCCGACGCCCTGCTGGGCATCCACCACGCCGCACTGATCTGCAGCGACTACGCACGCTCGAAGGACTTCTACGTGCGCATCCTCGGCCTGCGCGTGCTGGCCGAGAACCACCGTGCCGCGCGCGATTCCTGGAAGCTGGACCTGGCCCTGCCCGACGGTGGCCAGCTGGAACTGTTCTCCTTCCCCTCGCCGCCGCCCCGTCCCAGCCGCCCGGAAGCCCAGGGCCTGCGCCACCTCGCGTTCCGCGTCGCCCGGCTGGAACCCTTCATCCAGCGTCTGGCCGCGCATGGCGTGGTGTGCGAACCGATCCGCGTGGACGAATACACCGGCCGCCGCTTCACCTTCTTCGCCGACCCCGACGACCTGCCGCTGGAGCTGTACGAAGTCGGTTGA